The following coding sequences are from one Microbacterium sp. SORGH_AS_0969 window:
- a CDS encoding cytochrome b/b6 domain-containing protein: protein MASTPRNPRRGLPRVPGGEPWPPAVSGAPEAGDDISVVGAAPVQGARGDGEPWPPGSVVADSENGGGSGRSGEIDPNPVTLSESAAVSVAQDAAGLADSASSGREPLSDPDAADSAPTSEVRRGLPRVSGGEPWPPASARADSENGGRSGRIGEIDPNPVTLSESATPSAAPRPPLAVRRTVWPGVAASAPRPAKAEPHRIGPYTPLQWLGSMIVLGVFAFALAGIAVLLARFVLALEPGRDFLAAFPGEYPLPEGAPVGLPVWLNWSHFLNSFFLLFIIRTGWQVRREKRPSAFWSPRKNKKRRISLTLWFHQAVDILWIANGVVFVVLLFATGQWMRIVPTSWEVFPNALSAALEYVSLDWPTENGWVNYNSLQQLSYFAITFVAAPLAILSGVRLSGVWPKNAEKLNRMYPLEWARRIHFPVMLFFVAFIVVHVGLVLATGALRNLNHMYAARGAVDPDSFTSDPTGLLIFAASLLVMAAGWVAARPRVLAPIARLFGDVKMR, encoded by the coding sequence ATGGCGTCCACACCACGCAACCCGCGTCGCGGGCTGCCGCGCGTCCCCGGCGGGGAGCCCTGGCCGCCCGCGGTCTCCGGCGCGCCCGAGGCGGGGGACGACATCTCCGTGGTGGGCGCCGCGCCGGTGCAGGGTGCGCGGGGCGACGGCGAGCCGTGGCCGCCAGGTTCCGTTGTTGCGGATTCGGAGAACGGCGGCGGATCCGGACGTAGCGGCGAGATCGATCCGAATCCGGTGACGCTTTCCGAATCCGCGGCCGTGTCGGTCGCGCAGGATGCGGCCGGTCTCGCGGATTCCGCGAGTTCCGGGCGTGAGCCTCTTTCGGATCCGGATGCCGCGGACTCCGCGCCCACGTCGGAGGTGCGGCGGGGGCTGCCTCGCGTTTCGGGTGGCGAGCCGTGGCCGCCGGCTTCCGCGCGCGCAGATTCGGAGAACGGCGGCAGATCCGGACGCATCGGCGAGATCGATCCGAATCCGGTGACGCTTTCCGAATCCGCGACCCCGTCGGCCGCCCCTCGCCCGCCCCTCGCGGTGCGGAGGACGGTGTGGCCGGGCGTCGCGGCATCCGCACCTCGCCCCGCGAAGGCCGAACCGCACCGCATCGGCCCCTACACGCCGCTGCAGTGGCTCGGCTCGATGATCGTGCTCGGAGTCTTCGCGTTCGCGCTGGCCGGGATCGCGGTGCTGCTCGCGCGGTTCGTCCTGGCTCTCGAGCCGGGGCGCGACTTCCTGGCCGCCTTCCCGGGCGAGTACCCGCTCCCCGAGGGGGCGCCGGTGGGGCTCCCCGTCTGGCTGAACTGGTCGCACTTCCTCAACAGCTTCTTCCTACTCTTCATCATCCGCACGGGATGGCAGGTGCGGCGTGAGAAGCGGCCGAGCGCCTTCTGGTCCCCGCGGAAGAACAAGAAGCGCCGCATCAGCCTGACGCTGTGGTTCCACCAGGCTGTCGACATCCTATGGATCGCGAACGGTGTCGTCTTCGTCGTGCTGCTGTTCGCGACCGGGCAGTGGATGCGCATCGTCCCGACGTCGTGGGAGGTCTTCCCGAACGCACTGTCGGCCGCGCTGGAGTACGTCTCGCTCGACTGGCCCACCGAGAACGGCTGGGTGAATTACAACAGCCTCCAGCAGCTGTCGTACTTCGCGATCACGTTCGTCGCCGCGCCGCTCGCGATCCTCAGCGGCGTGCGGCTGTCGGGGGTGTGGCCGAAGAACGCCGAGAAGCTCAACAGGATGTACCCCCTCGAGTGGGCGCGCAGAATCCACTTCCCCGTGATGCTGTTCTTCGTGGCGTTCATCGTCGTGCACGTCGGGCTGGTGCTGGCGACGGGCGCCCTGCGCAACCTGAATCACATGTACGCCGCGCGCGGCGCGGTCGACCCCGACTCCTTCACGAGCGACCCGACCGGGTTGCTGATCTTCGCGGCATCCCTGCTCGTGATGGCCGCGGGATGGGTGGCCGCGCGACCGCGCGTCCTGGCGCCGATCGCTCGGCTCTTCGGCGACGTGAAGATGCGCTGA
- a CDS encoding TetR/AcrR family transcriptional regulator C-terminal domain-containing protein, whose product MAPRGHSADDVAQTALRILDDHGLPDLTMRRLAAALEVQPSALYWHFPNKQTLLAELSDRIVGRMASGIPVDLRTEALALRDALLAYRDGAEVVSSTLALGLGSTLAHDRLTAAVAAAGFDADTARRGATTVLHYVLGFVWHEQQRLQYDSLGAREGTSGLESDDFAFGLDLIAGGLRARAGAGPLA is encoded by the coding sequence ATGGCACCCCGAGGACACTCCGCCGACGACGTCGCCCAGACCGCCCTGCGGATCCTCGATGATCACGGACTCCCCGACCTCACCATGCGCCGACTCGCAGCAGCCCTGGAGGTGCAGCCCAGCGCTCTGTACTGGCACTTCCCGAACAAGCAGACCCTGCTCGCGGAGCTCTCGGACAGGATCGTCGGCCGGATGGCATCCGGAATCCCCGTCGACCTCCGCACCGAAGCTCTCGCCCTGCGGGACGCTCTGCTCGCGTACCGCGACGGCGCCGAGGTCGTCTCGAGCACCCTCGCGCTCGGCCTCGGGTCGACGCTGGCGCACGATCGGCTGACCGCCGCGGTCGCCGCCGCCGGGTTCGACGCCGACACCGCGCGCCGCGGCGCCACCACGGTGCTGCACTACGTGCTGGGCTTCGTCTGGCACGAGCAGCAGCGCCTGCAGTACGACAGCCTCGGCGCGCGCGAGGGCACCTCGGGCCTCGAGAGCGACGACTTCGCCTTCGGACTCGACCTCATCGCCGGCGGGCTGCGGGCGCGTGCGGGCGCGGGGCCGCTCGCGTAG
- a CDS encoding biotin transporter BioY: MTRTLDATDLARVAVFAALIAVLGLPGSFPLFGGVPITAQTLGVMLAGAVLGPWLGALSVSILLALAAVGLPVLAGGRGGFGVFLGPTAGYALGWILGAIVIGLIVHAGGRRPVAWRTAAAMIVGGIGAIYALGIPVQSLVTRLPLAETALTSLVFVPGDLLKAAIATIVVSVLVRAYPRGFRRAWRGAAGERTPADVHA, encoded by the coding sequence ATGACCCGCACTCTCGATGCCACCGACCTCGCCCGCGTCGCCGTCTTCGCCGCGCTCATCGCGGTCCTGGGGCTGCCTGGCAGCTTCCCCCTCTTCGGCGGCGTGCCGATCACGGCGCAGACGCTCGGAGTGATGCTGGCCGGCGCGGTTCTCGGACCGTGGCTCGGTGCGCTCTCGGTGTCGATCCTCCTCGCGCTCGCCGCAGTGGGACTCCCCGTCCTCGCGGGCGGGCGGGGAGGATTCGGCGTCTTCCTGGGACCGACTGCGGGGTACGCCCTCGGGTGGATCCTCGGGGCGATCGTTATCGGACTGATCGTGCACGCGGGCGGACGTCGTCCCGTGGCGTGGCGCACCGCCGCGGCGATGATCGTCGGGGGGATCGGCGCCATCTACGCCCTCGGCATCCCGGTGCAGAGCCTGGTGACGCGTCTGCCGCTCGCCGAGACGGCGCTGACGAGCCTGGTGTTCGTGCCGGGGGATCTCCTCAAAGCGGCGATTGCGACGATCGTGGTGTCGGTGCTGGTGCGTGCCTATCCGCGAGGTTTCCGGCGCGCGTGGCGCGGGGCTGCCGGTGAAAGGACGCCGGCCGACGTGCACGCGTGA
- a CDS encoding energy-coupling factor ABC transporter ATP-binding protein, translating into MIRCRRLTARLGDTEVLHDVTLDLEARTIAIIGDNGSGKSTFARLAAGLLRRAAGELEVLDLDPDRDATDLRRRVALVLSNPDAQIIMPTVAEDVALSLRPLRLAREERNRRVAAALQRFGLDALADRPAHDLSGGQKQLLALCGAFVREPDLVVADEPTAFLDARNARAVADHLFADTGHALIVVTHDLALARRCEQAVLFADGGVVASGASDMVVDAYESALAC; encoded by the coding sequence GTGATCCGCTGCCGGCGCCTGACCGCCCGCCTCGGCGACACGGAGGTGCTCCACGACGTGACCCTGGACCTCGAAGCCCGGACCATCGCGATCATCGGCGACAACGGCTCGGGCAAGTCCACCTTCGCCCGACTCGCGGCCGGGCTCTTGCGGCGGGCGGCGGGAGAGCTGGAGGTCCTCGATCTCGATCCGGACAGGGATGCCACCGACCTGCGCCGTCGCGTCGCCCTCGTGCTCAGCAACCCCGACGCGCAGATCATCATGCCCACCGTCGCCGAGGATGTCGCGCTCTCGCTCCGTCCGCTCCGCCTCGCGCGCGAGGAACGGAACCGCCGCGTCGCCGCGGCACTCCAACGCTTCGGCCTGGACGCTCTCGCCGACCGCCCCGCCCACGACCTTTCCGGGGGTCAGAAGCAGCTCCTCGCGCTGTGCGGTGCGTTCGTGCGCGAGCCCGACCTGGTCGTCGCCGATGAGCCCACGGCGTTCCTCGACGCGCGCAACGCCCGCGCCGTCGCCGACCACCTCTTCGCCGACACCGGGCACGCGCTCATTGTCGTCACGCACGACCTCGCCCTGGCACGCCGGTGCGAGCAGGCCGTGCTGTTCGCGGACGGCGGGGTCGTGGCATCCGGTGCATCCGACATGGTCGTCGATGCCTACGAGAGCGCCCTGGCGTGCTGA
- a CDS encoding energy-coupling factor transporter transmembrane protein EcfT, giving the protein MLTMYRPGAGWMHRMPAGPKLAVFAVVAVIVAALPPVWITVPIAVAVPIAVYAAAGMGVGRGLRALGGQAWALRWMIAITAAGQLIFLGLEPAAANTARVAAAVLIAGVVPLTTPVSAMLDALERGLRPLRLVGIDPARVALLWMVTLTTIPVLARHAAEVRDAQRARGLRPSLVRGTLPFLVVALRHADDLGDALAARGIR; this is encoded by the coding sequence GTGCTGACGATGTACCGCCCCGGCGCGGGATGGATGCACCGGATGCCGGCCGGCCCGAAGCTCGCGGTTTTCGCGGTCGTGGCGGTCATTGTCGCGGCGCTGCCGCCGGTGTGGATCACGGTCCCGATCGCGGTCGCCGTTCCGATCGCGGTGTATGCCGCGGCGGGAATGGGCGTCGGACGGGGGCTTCGCGCGCTCGGCGGCCAGGCCTGGGCACTCCGCTGGATGATCGCCATCACGGCGGCGGGGCAGCTGATCTTCCTCGGGCTCGAGCCGGCCGCGGCGAACACCGCCCGGGTGGCGGCGGCCGTCCTCATCGCGGGGGTGGTGCCGCTCACGACCCCCGTCTCCGCGATGCTCGACGCGCTCGAGAGAGGGCTGCGGCCGCTGCGTCTCGTCGGCATCGACCCAGCGCGCGTCGCCCTGCTGTGGATGGTGACGCTCACGACGATCCCCGTCCTCGCCCGCCACGCCGCGGAGGTGCGCGATGCCCAGCGCGCGCGGGGGCTCCGTCCGTCGCTCGTGCGCGGAACCTTGCCGTTCCTGGTGGTCGCCCTGCGCCACGCGGATGACCTGGGCGACGCGCTCGCCGCTCGCGGCATCCGCTGA
- the cofE gene encoding coenzyme F420-0:L-glutamate ligase — protein sequence MLQVWAFDGIREITPGDDLVRVILDAVDAAPGADTALRDGDIVVVTSKIVSKAEGRIIQAADREDAITRETVRLVASRTSPTGHVTRIVENPLGIVSAAAGVDASNTPEGTVLLLPVDPDASARRIAEGLRSVARVGVIITDTLGRAWREGQTDHAIGAGGIHVFEDLRGTSDAEGRPLVVTLPCVADEIAAATDLVKGKASRRPVAIVRGRGDLVGDLDLPGARSIVRDPERDMFRQGADEAYAEGFAAGRAARD from the coding sequence GTGCTGCAGGTCTGGGCCTTCGACGGCATCCGAGAGATCACCCCGGGAGACGACCTCGTCCGGGTGATCCTGGATGCCGTCGACGCGGCGCCGGGAGCCGATACGGCGCTGCGAGACGGTGACATCGTCGTCGTCACCAGCAAGATCGTGTCGAAGGCGGAGGGCCGGATCATCCAGGCCGCCGACCGCGAAGACGCCATCACCCGGGAGACCGTGCGGCTCGTGGCATCCCGCACATCCCCCACCGGACACGTGACCCGCATCGTCGAGAACCCCCTGGGCATCGTCTCGGCCGCCGCCGGGGTCGACGCCAGCAACACCCCCGAGGGCACGGTGCTCTTGCTGCCGGTCGACCCCGACGCCTCGGCCCGGCGCATCGCCGAGGGCCTGCGCTCCGTCGCCCGAGTGGGCGTGATCATCACCGACACCCTGGGCCGCGCCTGGCGCGAGGGCCAGACGGATCACGCGATCGGGGCCGGCGGCATCCATGTGTTCGAAGACCTCCGCGGGACGTCGGATGCCGAGGGCCGCCCCCTCGTCGTCACCCTGCCGTGCGTGGCCGACGAGATCGCCGCGGCGACCGACCTCGTGAAGGGCAAGGCGTCGCGCCGCCCCGTCGCGATCGTGCGCGGGCGCGGAGACCTCGTGGGCGATCTCGACCTGCCCGGGGCGCGCTCGATCGTGCGGGATCCCGAGCGCGACATGTTCCGCCAGGGAGCCGACGAGGCATACGCCGAGGGCTTCGCGGCGGGTCGCGCGGCGCGCGACTGA
- a CDS encoding GNAT family N-acetyltransferase, with product MTAETRTDTVVRPVRDVDAEALGRVHATCWHETYDHLISEAALKAVSPRRMAELWTHWAAQGDGYRMHAALVDGEIVGFVGSGPARDDDAPRERELYFIYLLDAFHGTGIGQQLFDAAIHDGEGAYLWVAEDNPRAHRFYTRNGFALDGASHVEPFLGEELTEVRFVR from the coding sequence ATGACCGCCGAAACCCGAACCGACACCGTCGTCCGTCCGGTGCGCGACGTGGATGCCGAGGCCCTCGGCCGCGTGCACGCCACCTGCTGGCACGAGACCTACGATCACCTCATCAGCGAGGCGGCCCTCAAGGCCGTCTCCCCCCGCCGCATGGCCGAGCTCTGGACCCACTGGGCCGCCCAGGGCGACGGCTACCGCATGCACGCCGCTCTCGTCGACGGCGAGATCGTCGGCTTCGTCGGCTCCGGCCCCGCGCGCGACGACGACGCTCCGCGCGAGCGCGAGCTGTACTTCATCTACCTGCTCGACGCCTTCCACGGCACCGGCATCGGCCAGCAGCTCTTCGACGCCGCGATCCACGACGGCGAAGGCGCCTACCTCTGGGTCGCGGAGGACAACCCCCGCGCGCACCGCTTCTACACGCGCAACGGCTTCGCCCTCGACGGCGCGTCGCACGTCGAGCCCTTCCTCGGTGAGGAGCTCACCGAGGTGCGCTTCGTCCGCTGA
- a CDS encoding DUF817 domain-containing protein, with amino-acid sequence MSERPRLTSVEARLDALANRLLASAPASGARARAVEFAVFVLKQAWACVFGAAFLAVVLAAKLWYPDDAPLARNDALTIAAVAIQVVMVVGRLETLRELRVIVTFHIVGTVMELFKTDVGSWMYAADGVLRLGGVPLYSGFMYAAVGSYMVRVYRLFDLRFTRYPRQWLTAVVAALIYLNFFTHHWIIDLRWVLIVAVLVLWGRTVMHFRFFRGRFRMPILLAFVGVAVFIWLAENIATYAGAWLYPSQVGGWHPVDASKLTSWFLLMIVSVVLVTWVYPPREPDARAQDEDRALVG; translated from the coding sequence GTGTCGGAACGCCCACGGTTGACGTCGGTCGAGGCGCGTCTCGACGCCCTCGCGAACCGCCTCCTCGCCTCCGCCCCGGCGTCGGGGGCGAGGGCGCGCGCCGTCGAGTTCGCCGTCTTCGTCCTCAAGCAGGCGTGGGCGTGCGTCTTCGGGGCCGCGTTCCTCGCCGTCGTGCTCGCCGCGAAGCTCTGGTACCCCGACGACGCCCCGCTCGCGCGAAACGACGCGCTCACGATCGCGGCCGTCGCGATCCAGGTCGTGATGGTGGTCGGACGCCTCGAGACCCTGCGCGAACTGCGCGTGATCGTCACCTTCCACATCGTCGGCACCGTGATGGAGCTGTTCAAGACCGACGTCGGCTCCTGGATGTACGCCGCCGACGGGGTGCTGCGCCTGGGCGGTGTACCGCTCTACAGCGGCTTCATGTATGCCGCGGTCGGCAGCTACATGGTGCGCGTGTATCGCCTGTTCGACCTGCGCTTCACCCGGTACCCGCGCCAGTGGCTCACCGCGGTCGTCGCGGCGCTGATCTACCTCAACTTCTTCACGCACCACTGGATCATCGACCTGCGATGGGTGCTGATCGTGGCGGTGCTGGTGCTCTGGGGCCGTACCGTGATGCACTTCCGCTTCTTCCGCGGACGATTCCGGATGCCGATCCTCCTGGCGTTCGTGGGGGTGGCGGTGTTCATCTGGCTCGCCGAGAACATCGCGACGTACGCCGGGGCATGGCTGTATCCGTCGCAGGTCGGGGGATGGCATCCGGTCGACGCGTCGAAGCTCACGTCGTGGTTCCTGCTGATGATCGTGTCGGTCGTCCTCGTGACGTGGGTGTACCCGCCGCGGGAACCGGACGCCCGCGCACAAGACGAAGACCGTGCGCTTGTGGGCTGA
- a CDS encoding acyl-CoA thioesterase, with protein sequence MNVLWRTLLVLFRARRRLRREGAIDPNTVTRIRIRVLPTDIDLLRHLNNGRYLSLFDLGRWDLLTRAGLMAAMTKQGWYAVVAAETITFRRSLELWQRFDLETRMIGHDDRAVYLEHRALVGGEIYARAIIRARILRRTGGTVPHDELFAAVGRPEGLPDIEQWVHDWADGSALPSTKRPAPSVWG encoded by the coding sequence GTGAACGTCCTCTGGCGGACCCTGCTGGTCCTCTTCCGCGCACGCCGTCGCCTCCGCCGCGAGGGGGCCATCGACCCGAACACGGTGACCCGCATCCGGATCCGGGTGCTGCCCACCGACATCGACCTGCTGCGGCACCTCAACAACGGTCGATACCTGTCGCTGTTCGACCTGGGCCGGTGGGATCTGCTCACTCGCGCCGGCCTCATGGCGGCCATGACGAAGCAGGGGTGGTACGCCGTCGTGGCGGCCGAGACCATCACGTTCCGTCGCTCGCTCGAGCTGTGGCAGCGCTTCGACCTCGAGACGCGCATGATCGGGCACGACGACCGGGCGGTCTACCTCGAGCACCGCGCGCTGGTCGGAGGCGAGATCTACGCCCGCGCGATCATCCGCGCGCGGATCCTCCGCCGCACCGGCGGAACGGTGCCGCACGACGAACTCTTCGCCGCTGTCGGGCGCCCCGAGGGGCTGCCCGACATCGAGCAGTGGGTCCACGACTGGGCCGACGGCTCGGCACTGCCCTCGACGAAGCGGCCCGCGCCCAGCGTCTGGGGCTGA
- a CDS encoding acetylxylan esterase — protein MAQTLTDMPLELLREYRPALTAPDDLDAFWDETLAEARDAARPAVLTPVDGPLRALSVQDLTFTGFGGDAIRGWVVRPHGDEVLPAVVEFIGYGGGRGLAGEKNQWAAAGYVHVIMDTRGQGSTWSVGETPDPHGSAAAFPGVMTRGILDPREYYYRRLYTDAARLVDEVRALPGVDPTRIAVTGGSQGGGLAIAAAALSGDKVAAVMPDVPFLCDFPNAIVRTPSAPFTEITRFLAIHRDAAASVLRTLSYVDGAILARRIQAPALFSVALMDDVVLPSGVFAAFHALASEDAALEEYTYNGHEGGGYRHWMRQVAWLDARFGR, from the coding sequence ATGGCCCAGACTCTCACCGACATGCCCCTCGAGCTGCTGCGCGAGTACCGTCCGGCGCTCACCGCCCCCGACGACCTCGACGCCTTCTGGGACGAGACCCTCGCCGAGGCCCGGGATGCCGCCCGCCCGGCCGTCCTGACCCCGGTCGACGGTCCGCTGCGAGCGCTGTCCGTGCAGGACCTCACGTTCACGGGCTTCGGCGGAGACGCCATCCGCGGCTGGGTCGTCCGCCCCCACGGGGACGAGGTGCTCCCCGCGGTCGTCGAGTTCATCGGCTACGGCGGCGGCCGGGGTCTCGCCGGAGAGAAGAACCAGTGGGCGGCCGCGGGGTACGTGCACGTCATCATGGACACGCGCGGCCAGGGATCGACGTGGAGCGTCGGCGAGACGCCCGACCCGCACGGCTCCGCCGCCGCCTTCCCGGGCGTCATGACCCGCGGCATCCTGGATCCCCGCGAGTACTACTACCGCCGCCTGTACACGGATGCCGCGCGGCTCGTCGATGAGGTCCGCGCGCTGCCCGGAGTCGACCCGACGCGCATCGCCGTCACCGGCGGCAGCCAGGGCGGTGGGCTCGCGATCGCCGCGGCCGCCCTCTCCGGAGACAAGGTCGCCGCCGTCATGCCCGATGTGCCGTTCCTGTGCGACTTCCCGAACGCGATCGTGCGCACGCCGTCGGCCCCGTTCACCGAGATCACCCGCTTCCTCGCGATCCACCGCGATGCGGCCGCGAGCGTGCTGCGGACCCTGTCGTACGTCGACGGGGCGATCCTCGCCCGGCGGATCCAGGCGCCCGCGCTCTTCTCGGTGGCGCTCATGGACGACGTCGTGCTGCCGTCGGGGGTGTTCGCGGCGTTCCACGCGCTGGCATCCGAGGACGCCGCGCTCGAGGAGTACACGTACAACGGCCACGAGGGCGGCGGCTACCGGCACTGGATGCGGCAGGTCGCCTGGCTCGACGCCCGGTTCGGGCGCTGA